One genomic segment of Chitinophaga sancti includes these proteins:
- a CDS encoding AraC family transcriptional regulator: MKVLQFTIPVPLDKSIIVQKDVLPFFYPHLHRHHEIQMSWIQQGEGTLVADNNMHAFRPNDIFWLGANQPHIFKSEASYFQPKSRKKIVALAIFFNPNGELSSLFNLPETKLLKNFITQSQSGFKVPDAHKAEVSSKMMQITNSSGTDQLLQFVDLLKQLSGYADMTPLATAQKTQLVSEHEGIRIGNIYNYIMQNYDKPITLEDAAKQAHMTPQAFCRFFKKHTLHTFVSFLNEVRINEACKKLTDGAFDNIATVAYTCGFNSITNFNRVFKTVTTQSPSDYMTSYFQSV; encoded by the coding sequence ATGAAAGTGTTACAGTTTACTATACCTGTTCCGCTGGACAAATCGATCATTGTTCAAAAAGACGTTCTGCCTTTTTTCTATCCACACTTACACAGACATCATGAGATCCAGATGAGCTGGATTCAACAGGGAGAAGGCACCCTGGTAGCGGATAATAATATGCATGCGTTCAGGCCAAATGATATATTCTGGCTGGGGGCAAATCAACCGCATATCTTTAAGAGTGAGGCGTCGTATTTTCAGCCGAAAAGCAGGAAGAAGATCGTGGCGCTGGCAATATTTTTTAATCCGAATGGAGAGCTGTCTTCGTTGTTTAACTTGCCGGAGACGAAGTTACTGAAGAACTTTATTACGCAGAGCCAGTCAGGGTTTAAGGTGCCAGATGCACATAAGGCGGAAGTGAGTAGTAAGATGATGCAGATTACGAATAGTAGTGGTACAGATCAGTTGTTGCAGTTTGTAGACCTGTTAAAGCAATTATCCGGGTATGCGGATATGACGCCGCTGGCTACGGCGCAGAAGACGCAGCTGGTGAGTGAACATGAGGGGATCAGGATAGGGAATATCTATAATTATATTATGCAGAATTATGATAAACCGATCACGCTGGAAGATGCGGCGAAGCAGGCGCATATGACACCTCAGGCTTTTTGCAGGTTCTTCAAGAAGCATACGCTGCATACGTTTGTTTCATTTTTGAATGAGGTGAGGATTAATGAGGCGTGTAAGAAGCTGACGGATGGGGCGTTTGATAATATTGCGACGGTGGCTTATACGTGTGGGTTTAATAGTATTACGAATTTCAACAGGGTGTTTAAGACGGTGACGACACAGTCGCCGAGTGATTATATGACGAGTTATTTTCAGAGTGTATGA